A part of Chloroflexota bacterium genomic DNA contains:
- a CDS encoding D-cysteine desulfhydrase family protein, which translates to MIERLHFAHLPTPVEEMPRLTQTLNGPRLWVKRDDQTGLAFGGNKTRKLEYLLADAQNQGAKTLITAGAVQSNHCRQTVATAAKFGMECILVLFGEPPNPPDGNHFLFHLLGGELVFTERDNVQTKLAEVYEQAKSDGRQPYLIPYGGSNPIGASGYVNAMLELAEQNCDPDWIVFPSSSGGTQAGMLVGARMSGYKGKILGISVDEPAEVLRPRVADLANQTAAFLGESFTFSPEEALVNDNYTGEGYAIMGEMEIEAIQLFARLEALMLDPVYTGRAAAGLIDLIRQGYFPKEDTVLFWHTGGTPALFAGKYQERLIN; encoded by the coding sequence ATGATAGAGCGACTTCACTTTGCCCATCTACCCACGCCGGTGGAAGAAATGCCCCGGCTGACCCAAACCCTGAACGGTCCTCGTCTTTGGGTCAAACGTGACGACCAAACCGGACTGGCTTTTGGCGGCAATAAAACCCGTAAGCTGGAATACCTGCTGGCGGACGCTCAAAATCAGGGCGCAAAGACCTTGATCACTGCCGGTGCTGTCCAATCCAATCACTGCCGCCAGACGGTCGCCACAGCCGCCAAATTCGGGATGGAATGCATCCTGGTCCTCTTTGGTGAGCCGCCCAACCCGCCGGATGGCAACCATTTCCTGTTTCACCTGCTGGGAGGCGAACTGGTCTTCACCGAACGTGACAACGTGCAAACTAAACTGGCAGAAGTCTATGAACAGGCTAAATCGGATGGCCGCCAACCTTACCTGATCCCTTATGGCGGTTCCAACCCAATCGGCGCGAGCGGCTATGTGAACGCCATGCTGGAACTGGCGGAGCAGAACTGTGATCCGGATTGGATCGTCTTCCCCAGCTCCTCCGGCGGCACGCAGGCCGGGATGCTGGTTGGCGCACGGATGAGCGGCTACAAGGGTAAGATCCTCGGCATTAGCGTGGACGAACCCGCAGAGGTGTTAAGGCCACGGGTGGCAGATCTAGCAAACCAAACCGCAGCGTTCCTGGGGGAATCCTTTACTTTCTCTCCGGAAGAGGCACTGGTCAACGACAATTACACCGGTGAAGGTTATGCCATTATGGGTGAAATGGAAATAGAAGCCATACAGCTTTTTGCCCGCCTGGAAGCTCTGATGCTCGACCCTGTCTACACCGGACGGGCTGCCGCGGGGCTGATCGACCTGATCCGCCAGGGATATTTTCCAAAAGAGGATACGGTCCTCTTCTGGCATACCGGCGGCACCCCAGCCCTTTTTGCGGGGAAGTATCAGGAGCGGCTGATCAATTAA
- a CDS encoding peptidoglycan bridge formation glycyltransferase FemA/FemB family protein, translating into MTTPTYRMETVEVTQPKDWNDLIVNLEGAHALQTWQWGQVKAQVGWQAHPLVWRDQKGTVCAGALLLQRSIRLGGFALKMSVMYVPRGPMLDYDNQPLANQVIDDLQNYARRKGAIFLKIDPALVLAYGQPGTEKDTDYSIGLDFRDDLVRRGWVFSNDQIQFRNTVILDLQEDEEALLAKMKSKTRYNIRLAERRGVTVRVGGMDDIDLLYRMYAHTSVRDDFLIRGKDYYAYVWRTFFEAGLAEPLIAEVEGEPVGAVVIFTFGEQAWYIYGMSLDEHREKMFTYRLQWEAMLRAKTKGCTLYDLWGAPDEFDKSDPMWGVYRFKDGFGGTVHRTLGAWDYPVRPVIYWLYNRILPKILDLMRRRGKSETKQGLDA; encoded by the coding sequence ATGACCACACCGACCTACCGGATGGAAACCGTCGAAGTCACACAACCCAAGGATTGGAATGATCTGATCGTCAATCTGGAGGGCGCCCATGCCCTGCAAACCTGGCAATGGGGACAGGTCAAGGCACAGGTCGGCTGGCAAGCCCATCCCCTCGTTTGGCGAGATCAAAAAGGCACGGTTTGCGCCGGTGCGCTGTTATTACAGCGCAGCATCCGCCTTGGTGGGTTCGCGTTGAAAATGAGCGTGATGTACGTTCCCCGCGGTCCCATGCTGGATTATGACAATCAGCCTTTGGCAAACCAGGTCATTGACGATCTGCAAAACTATGCCCGCCGCAAGGGTGCCATCTTCCTCAAGATCGATCCCGCTCTCGTTCTGGCATATGGCCAACCTGGCACTGAGAAAGACACAGATTACAGCATCGGCCTGGATTTCAGAGATGATCTCGTCCGGCGGGGATGGGTTTTCTCGAATGACCAGATCCAATTCCGCAACACAGTCATCCTTGATTTACAGGAGGACGAAGAAGCCCTCCTGGCAAAAATGAAATCCAAGACCCGCTACAATATCCGCCTGGCAGAGCGGCGAGGGGTGACCGTCCGGGTTGGCGGCATGGATGATATCGACCTGCTCTACCGGATGTATGCCCACACCTCCGTTCGAGATGACTTCTTGATCCGCGGTAAGGACTATTACGCCTACGTTTGGCGCACATTCTTTGAGGCCGGGCTGGCAGAACCTCTAATTGCGGAAGTGGAAGGAGAACCGGTCGGCGCAGTGGTGATCTTCACTTTTGGCGAGCAGGCCTGGTATATCTATGGCATGTCACTGGATGAACACCGCGAGAAAATGTTCACCTACCGCCTGCAATGGGAAGCCATGCTGCGGGCCAAAACCAAGGGCTGCACCTTATATGACCTCTGGGGCGCACCGGATGAATTCGACAAGAGCGACCCGATGTGGGGCGTTTACCGCTTCAAAGATGGCTTTGGCGGCACAGTGCACCGAACCCTCGGTGCCTGGGACTATCCCGTGCGGCCTGTCATCTACTGGCTCTACAACCGGATTCTTCCAAAAATTCTGGATTTGATGCGCCGTCGGGGAAAATCGGAAACCAAGCAAGGACTGGACGCATGA
- a CDS encoding peptidoglycan bridge formation glycyltransferase FemA/FemB family protein, translated as MTKLTKAEWDAFIQKHPDAHLLQTPNWGDLKSDYGWTPEYLRQGDLGVMILFRRLPLGLTVAYVPRGPVGTGDWPKLWEAVDALSRERHAIFLRVEPEIWEPVPDDFTETHLPGFQPSQQTTQPPRTVLIDISGTEEDWLAAMKPKTRYNIRLAQRKDVIIQQNSDVSAFHQLMETTGERDAFGIHSLDYYQAAYDHFAPDGTCTLLMASHEGQPLAGLMAFAQGNTAWYLYGASNNRERNRMPTYLLQWEAMRWAKEKGCRTYDLWGVPDQPESELEAKFADRSDGLWGVYRFKRGFGGEVRRTIGTWDKVYMPLLYKLYQIYTGGKGNTPA; from the coding sequence ATGACCAAGCTTACCAAAGCAGAATGGGATGCGTTCATTCAAAAACACCCGGATGCCCACCTCCTGCAAACCCCCAATTGGGGCGACCTGAAAAGTGATTATGGCTGGACACCGGAATATTTACGCCAGGGTGACCTGGGCGTGATGATCCTCTTCCGGCGCCTGCCTCTTGGGCTCACCGTAGCCTATGTCCCCCGCGGCCCGGTCGGGACAGGCGATTGGCCTAAGCTCTGGGAAGCAGTGGATGCCCTCAGCCGAGAGCGCCATGCTATATTCCTGCGAGTGGAACCGGAAATCTGGGAACCTGTTCCGGATGATTTCACCGAAACCCACCTGCCCGGTTTCCAACCCAGCCAACAGACCACCCAGCCTCCCCGCACCGTTCTGATTGATATCAGCGGAACCGAAGAGGACTGGCTGGCTGCGATGAAGCCCAAGACCCGCTATAACATCCGCCTGGCACAGCGCAAGGACGTGATCATCCAACAAAACAGTGATGTCAGCGCTTTCCACCAACTGATGGAAACCACCGGTGAACGGGATGCCTTTGGCATTCACAGCCTGGACTATTACCAGGCTGCCTATGATCATTTTGCCCCCGATGGCACCTGCACCCTGCTGATGGCCAGTCACGAAGGCCAACCTCTGGCGGGATTGATGGCCTTTGCACAGGGCAATACCGCCTGGTACCTCTATGGTGCATCCAATAACCGTGAACGCAACCGGATGCCCACCTATCTGCTTCAATGGGAGGCCATGCGCTGGGCCAAAGAAAAAGGCTGCCGGACCTATGACCTCTGGGGCGTTCCTGACCAACCCGAATCCGAACTGGAAGCGAAATTCGCAGATCGCTCAGATGGTCTTTGGGGTGTTTACCGCTTCAAGCGCGGCTTCGGCGGCGAGGTGCGGCGTACAATCGGCACCTGGGATAAGGTCTATATGCCCCTGCTCTACAAGCTCTATCAGATTTACACCGGAGGGAAAGGGAACACCCCCGCATGA